One Pirellulales bacterium genomic window, CGAGCCGCATGCTGTCGGTCAGGCCGACATCTTTGGCGTATTCTGCGCCGACCGAAAACCCTTTCAATTCTTTGAATCCGATGGCTTGCGTATAAAACTTCACTGATTTTTCGACATCGTTTGCCACGATACCCAGATCGATTGTCGTGCTGGAGAATTCATTTTCGGCAGCGCGGCCGATGGACGACGCACAAGCGACAGCCAAGACGGCAACGCAAACAAGGCAGACGCATTTCAAACGCATGACGGCGACCTCCTGTGGAAAGCTCGCGTGGTAGCCAGCAATGCTAGCGGCGAGGATGAATAGTATCGTAGTGGTCATTGGGAGGGCCTGCAACCGACGGCGTGACTGCGATTCCGCCACCCCTCGGCGATGCGGCTCTGTGGGGACAAAAAATGCCCTTTGCCAGCATCGGAGGTTTTGAGATACTCCGCAGCCTCCTGCAACCCCGAAGCGTTTGTGAGGATAACACCGGAGGAACCGTCCACTCCGGTGCGCACTCGATAGCGCGTTGGGATAGGGCGAATCGCTTTCCTGCGAGCCGGCAATGGTTCATTTATCGATCCTCATTCCTCAGTGCGAACGAGCCGACGATGTTCGCCGCCAGTTACCATCGCTCGTGGCTGCGCTCGATGGGATGGATTCGTCCTACGAAATCATCGCGATCGATGATGGCTCATCGCCCAGTAATCTACGACTACTCGAAAAGTTGCGGGCCGGGTACTCTGTGCTGCGAGTTGTGCGGCTAAATTCATCGTGCGGCGCAAGTGTGTCACTGACGGCAGGCATTGCCGCCGCCCGTGGCGAGGTAGTGATCGCCATGGAGCCTGGGGAGTCCTATCCAGCCGAGCAGATTCCCTGGTTAGTGAGCTGGTTAAGCCGTGCCGACTTCGTCGCTGGCC contains:
- a CDS encoding VOC family protein codes for the protein MTTTILFILAASIAGYHASFPQEVAVMRLKCVCLVCVAVLAVACASSIGRAAENEFSSTTIDLGIVANDVEKSVKFYTQAIGFKELKGFSVGAEYAKDVGLTDSMRLDIHVLALGDNPSATKLKLMSLPGVTSQRKDQRFIHSTLGYSYITIHITDTTAAIERLKNAGVKPIANSPLPVPNDIAKNVFLTIVRDPDGNFIELIGPKK